The sequence AATATGGATGTGGATTTTGAGAATCTTCAAATCTTGGACTTTATTGAGGAATTTGCATGAGCTTAATAGGATCTTTGGTCAAGTTTGGGTTTCTCCAATCATTAGTCATGGTAAAATCACCCCAGAGGAAAATAATCACTGGGTGTGGTTCCAGAGACTAATAACGACAGGATTTCAGCTTCTATCTTAAGCATCCTGAATAACAGAAAAGCTGAGAACCAACATTGGAATGGTTGGGATAACATATGGAAGCTTAATGTGGCTCCTAAAATTAGAACTTTCATTTGGCTTCTAATccagggaaaaaataaaaacatatgactATTTGTATCGGATGAACTGGGGACCTCCAAATTGTTGTGTTCTTTGTTGCTTGCAGGTTGATTAAGTGATCATCTTTTTCGACTTTGTTCCAAAAGTCACATGGTGTGGAATCTGGTGGAAGATATGAcagatttaaatttatatagtgCCTTGGTTGTCATTTAAAAAAGATAATCAAATGAATGATGATGTACTGCAGTTGGGTTGGCAACAAATTCAAGGCCACACAAACAAGCTCTTTGCTTTTTATAAAGTCTAAACTCAATTGAGCAATATATATGAACCACATGATTGATACTTTCCCCTGGCTGTCACAATTATTCATCGCCCATATAATTAAGAGCAGTTCATAGCATCTCCATTgtcatctcatctccatttgACACCAACCTCCTAATGCAATCCTCCATCCAAGATGCTGCTGGGGGGCATATCCAAGAAGTCACAGTTGAGATCCAAGATGATACTGAGTGGATCAAGAAAGTGACAAATGATATCAACGAGTGTAGAGAAAAAACCCAAGGCCGTTGGAAATGTAGTATCTTCAAGGTGCCAGAGGACATCCGCCAGTGCAACATGAAGGCGTATGATCCCTTGGTCGTCACCATTGGCCCCTACCATTACAATAAATCCGAAGATAGAACAGTGCTGGCCATGCAAGCTCACAAGTGGCACTGTGTGCGACGCTTGCTCTCAAGGCACACCAAGAGCAGGCGCAAAGCAACCGATTTGTTAGGCAAATGCTTGATGGAAATGCAGAGAAAGGATGCTGATGTCCGAGGGTGCTACTCTGAAGATCTGCATCACTTGAGTGCTAATGATTTGGCCTTGATCATGCTTCTGGATGGTTGTTTTGTCATTCATGTCTTGCTCAGGCATAATAAAGAAAAGCATCATTGTTGCGACATGATAACTTTGGACGAAAATGAGGATGATGCTGATGATGGTGGTCAGCAgcaggaggaagaggaggaagaggaggaggaggaggacaaTAATATTGTTACTGGACACAAGGACATGGTGGTGTTAGATGTAATGGGAAAAAAGCAGATAGATTTGCGAGTGTCAGCATTCAGGGTATGGACAATGATGTTATTTGATTTGGTGAAGGTTGAGAACCAAATCCCTTTCATCATGATCCAAACACTCTTCAATGAGCTCAAGACTCCTAGAGATAAAAACATCAATCTAGTCAAGATTGCGCATGATCTTTTGAAACCGATCCACCCGGCGTCACATTACAAAAACTCCGTCAGTGACCAGCCTCTGCCCCAGAGCAACGATGTCCATCATTTGCTTCACTTGTTCCACTCAACAATCGTTCCTTCTGCTGAATGTCTCAAAATCAATTCAATGGAACAAGAAATGGATTATGAATGGATCCCAAGTGCAACAGAGCTTCAGCTAGCTGGAGTAGAGTTTGTGAGTAAGAAGGGAAATACCCATAGCTTCCTTGACATATCATTCAAAAACGGCACAATTGAAATTCCACAAATCTCGCTATATGACGACACAGAGACTCTTTTTAGGAATTTAATCGCGTTCGAGCAATGTTATCCAAACGCAAAATACTACCTCACTGGCTATGTCTTTTTTATGGACTACATGATCAACACCACCAAAGATGTAGAATTGTTTGAGTTGAAGGGGATTCTTATCAACTACCTGGGCACAGCTGATGCCGCGACAACTTTAATTAACCAGTTGTGTCATAATATTTATGATCCGGGTAACAACTACCTTCTTGGTTCAATTCTGCAAGTGCAAAATCATTACAAATCCAGATGGCATAAATGGAGGGCAAGATTGATGCGTGATTATTTCGATAATCCATGGGCCATTGTCTCGTTAGTGGCAGctctcattcttcttctcctcactgTCCAGCAATCTTTCTTTACAGCTTATGCTTACTTCCGCCCTCCTAAAAATTGAGAGGAAATAACTAGGCATTTGCTTGTAATAGTTGGTATTTCAATTCGTCAAGTACTCATGTAGTTTATGTTACCGTGTTGTAATTCCCTTTTTATTAATATGTCTTTAGTGTTTTTCTACTTCACCCATGATCTGTGTTTTTTTGTTCGGATACAAAATATTCTAGATTGGACAACTAAAGCTAAATATGCATTTTGACtcaccataataataataataataataataattattattattattataataattattattattattttgaaaaagtggacAAATCATGCCCCAAGAGTGTGCGATGTCAACATACTTGCGCCTTTACCTTGCAAGGAgggtattttttaaaataatttgaaaagtattttaatatctaaaaaaaataatgcttatttaaaactataaagTTATGTTAATAGcattaaattttattctaaaattaatttgaaatactttttttatatatacataattgatattattttctaaaatataattttttagcaTGAGAACTCCACTTTTATTTGAGTCATAACATACATTTAATTAAGCAAACAATAAGCCACACTAATAATATCTcttgct comes from Dioscorea cayenensis subsp. rotundata cultivar TDr96_F1 chromosome 15, TDr96_F1_v2_PseudoChromosome.rev07_lg8_w22 25.fasta, whole genome shotgun sequence and encodes:
- the LOC120276889 gene encoding UPF0481 protein At3g47200-like; the encoded protein is MQSSIQDAAGGHIQEVTVEIQDDTEWIKKVTNDINECREKTQGRWKCSIFKVPEDIRQCNMKAYDPLVVTIGPYHYNKSEDRTVLAMQAHKWHCVRRLLSRHTKSRRKATDLLGKCLMEMQRKDADVRGCYSEDLHHLSANDLALIMLLDGCFVIHVLLRHNKEKHHCCDMITLDENEDDADDGGQQQEEEEEEEEEEDNNIVTGHKDMVVLDVMGKKQIDLRVSAFRVWTMMLFDLVKVENQIPFIMIQTLFNELKTPRDKNINLVKIAHDLLKPIHPASHYKNSVSDQPLPQSNDVHHLLHLFHSTIVPSAECLKINSMEQEMDYEWIPSATELQLAGVEFVSKKGNTHSFLDISFKNGTIEIPQISLYDDTETLFRNLIAFEQCYPNAKYYLTGYVFFMDYMINTTKDVELFELKGILINYLGTADAATTLINQLCHNIYDPGNNYLLGSILQVQNHYKSRWHKWRARLMRDYFDNPWAIVSLVAALILLLLTVQQSFFTAYAYFRPPKN